A stretch of the Vagococcus xieshaowenii genome encodes the following:
- a CDS encoding HAMP domain-containing sensor histidine kinase: MTKEKNNEKKVHFHLSMSGKWTLLTSLFVLISVIVFSTITYKKSIDTLIEVERKNINETLKDVSSRLKISNNELSIRNTAYYLSNDNNTLGSDPTERTLEANLIRLNSFISELSQPELSVSVYNSEQSLVFETRNTRHAYFGSDKQEVSQKIVDGKTGFLATEPIYSKQKGQKIGYVQLFYDLSQIDSVKENLITLMLWLSLFSIIISLLFGFILSNYFMRPLKKITDVINEIKADPQTEARMPVEEMKDEFADLGIIFNDMMDRMQRFIEQQQQFVGDVSHELRTPVAVIEGHLKLLDRWGKDDPEILEESLSASLQEISRMKSLVQEMLDLSRAGQIDLHHKNDVSNAKEVIHQVYNNFVMLYPDFKFVLDDDIIQEKQVRIYRNHLEQILIIILDNAVKYSLNRKEILLSISTSHEYLQIAIQDYGEGISEADLEQVFNRFYRVDKARSRHKGGNGLGLSIAKQLVETYEGDIVVESILEKGSVFRISLPLAKEE, translated from the coding sequence ATGACTAAAGAAAAAAATAACGAAAAGAAAGTTCACTTCCACTTGAGTATGAGTGGTAAGTGGACTTTACTTACATCATTATTTGTTTTAATTTCTGTGATTGTATTTTCAACCATTACATATAAAAAAAGTATCGATACCCTAATCGAAGTAGAACGAAAAAATATTAATGAAACGTTAAAAGATGTTTCAAGCAGGTTGAAGATTTCTAATAATGAATTATCTATTCGTAATACAGCTTATTACCTATCAAATGATAATAATACATTAGGATCTGATCCAACAGAACGTACATTAGAAGCGAACTTAATCCGTTTAAATTCATTTATTTCTGAATTATCACAGCCGGAATTGAGTGTGTCTGTTTATAATTCGGAACAATCTTTAGTGTTTGAAACGAGGAATACTAGACACGCTTACTTTGGAAGTGACAAACAAGAAGTTAGTCAAAAGATAGTTGATGGTAAAACAGGCTTTTTGGCAACAGAGCCTATTTACTCCAAACAAAAAGGTCAAAAAATAGGATATGTACAATTATTTTATGATTTAAGCCAAATTGATTCAGTTAAAGAAAATCTCATTACTTTAATGCTGTGGTTGAGTCTCTTCAGTATCATCATTAGTTTATTATTTGGTTTTATTTTATCTAATTATTTTATGAGACCATTGAAGAAAATTACTGATGTCATTAATGAGATAAAAGCGGACCCGCAAACGGAAGCAAGAATGCCTGTAGAAGAAATGAAAGATGAATTTGCCGACTTGGGTATCATTTTTAACGATATGATGGACCGTATGCAACGTTTTATCGAACAACAACAGCAATTTGTGGGAGATGTCTCTCATGAGCTTAGAACACCTGTAGCGGTCATTGAAGGCCATTTAAAACTTTTAGACCGTTGGGGTAAAGATGATCCAGAAATATTGGAAGAATCATTAAGTGCTTCTCTTCAAGAAATTAGTCGCATGAAAAGTTTAGTACAAGAAATGTTAGACTTATCTAGAGCGGGTCAAATTGACCTGCATCATAAGAATGATGTCTCTAATGCTAAAGAAGTGATTCATCAAGTTTATAATAATTTCGTGATGCTATATCCAGATTTTAAATTTGTTTTGGATGATGATATCATTCAAGAAAAACAAGTTAGAATTTATCGTAATCATTTAGAGCAAATTTTAATTATTATTTTAGATAACGCGGTGAAGTATTCATTGAACCGAAAAGAAATATTACTTTCTATTTCAACTAGTCATGAGTATCTTCAAATTGCGATTCAAGACTATGGAGAAGGAATTAGTGAAGCAGACTTGGAACAAGTCTTTAATCGCTTCTACCGTGTCGATAAAGCCCGTAGTAGGCATAAGGGAGGGAATGGATTAGGTTTATCCATTGCTAAACAATTAGTCGAGACTTATGAGGGTGACATAGTCGTCGAAAGTATTCTAGAAAAAGGCTCAGTTTTTAGGATTAGTTTACCCTTAGCAAAAGAAGAATAA
- a CDS encoding GNAT family N-acetyltransferase: MQLKTIQWLSEEYFEGINLRNEQLNIPSNLTLITDAPVDEELAIHLVAVIDQKVVATLFLDNTSHPHQAQIKQVAVSPDYRGKNIGKSLMNYAEAIALQQGYQSIILNARDSAWKFYEKLGYVAVDQPFEKGSMMMQPYYKSI; this comes from the coding sequence ATGCAATTAAAAACCATTCAATGGCTAAGTGAAGAATATTTTGAAGGTATTAACTTAAGAAATGAACAATTAAATATTCCAAGCAATTTAACCTTAATTACGGACGCACCTGTTGATGAAGAATTAGCGATTCATTTAGTTGCTGTTATTGATCAAAAAGTGGTTGCAACCCTATTTTTAGACAACACTAGTCATCCCCACCAAGCACAAATCAAACAAGTAGCTGTCTCACCTGATTACCGTGGAAAAAACATTGGTAAATCATTAATGAACTATGCAGAAGCAATCGCTCTTCAACAAGGCTACCAAAGTATTATTTTAAATGCGCGTGACTCTGCTTGGAAATTTTATGAAAAATTAGGCTATGTAGCCGTTGATCAACCTTTTGAAAAAGGAAGCATGATGATGCAACCTTATTATAAATCAATCTAA
- the yidC gene encoding membrane protein insertase YidC has protein sequence MNKLKKWIAAGGLLGLMFTLSGCVDIYKTGANKGTPTGEGWVYNLLVAPMSKLISFFVDMFNGNYGLAIIAITVIVRFVLFPLMVNQTRKSTYMSEKMQYVKPQIDALQARLKEATNPQEQMEAQKEMQQFYKDNNISMFGGIGCLPLLIQMPVFTALFYSVKFAPGIEHAAPFLGIDLSKPSYILVALAGIAYLAQSYISMIGMSEDQKKQMKMMTFMSPLMIVMISFSSPAGVTLYWVIGGLVSCLQSLYTNLVQKPKIRKQIEEEMALNPIKPVAVKEVKEAKPATKTTTKKLPNTPSKGLNAGKKQNIKK, from the coding sequence ATGAATAAATTAAAAAAATGGATAGCTGCAGGTGGTTTATTAGGCCTAATGTTCACGCTATCTGGCTGTGTCGACATATATAAAACAGGCGCTAATAAAGGGACCCCCACTGGTGAAGGCTGGGTTTATAACCTATTAGTTGCACCAATGAGTAAATTAATTAGCTTCTTCGTGGATATGTTTAATGGCAACTACGGTTTAGCCATCATCGCTATTACCGTGATTGTTCGCTTCGTATTGTTCCCGCTAATGGTCAATCAAACACGTAAATCAACTTACATGTCTGAAAAAATGCAATATGTTAAGCCTCAAATCGATGCCTTACAAGCCCGATTAAAAGAAGCAACAAATCCTCAAGAACAAATGGAAGCTCAAAAAGAAATGCAACAATTTTACAAAGATAATAACATTAGCATGTTTGGTGGTATTGGATGTTTACCATTACTTATTCAAATGCCCGTCTTTACTGCTTTGTTCTATTCTGTAAAATTTGCACCAGGAATTGAACATGCCGCACCATTTTTAGGTATTGATTTATCAAAACCTAGCTACATCTTAGTGGCTTTAGCAGGTATTGCTTATCTAGCACAAAGCTATATTAGTATGATTGGTATGTCCGAAGATCAGAAGAAACAAATGAAAATGATGACCTTTATGTCTCCATTAATGATTGTCATGATCTCATTTAGCTCTCCTGCCGGTGTTACCTTATACTGGGTAATTGGTGGTTTAGTCAGCTGTTTACAATCACTTTATACAAACCTTGTACAAAAACCAAAAATTCGTAAACAAATCGAAGAAGAAATGGCCTTAAATCCCATTAAGCCTGTCGCTGTTAAAGAAGTAAAAGAAGCAAAACCTGCAACAAAAACAACGACAAAAAAATTACCTAATACTCCTTCAAAAGGCTTAAATGCAGGTAAAAAGCAAAACATTAAAAAATAA
- a CDS encoding acylphosphatase: MRKARINVSGRVQGVGFRYMTKLVADQLGVYGSVKNEQDGSVTIEAIADNNTLDLFVEKIKHSPSPSGRVDNFSMIDDDTIKDSLKFNVTY, from the coding sequence ATGAGAAAAGCCAGAATAAATGTTTCAGGACGTGTCCAAGGCGTTGGTTTTCGCTACATGACTAAGCTAGTAGCCGATCAACTAGGCGTTTATGGCTCCGTAAAAAACGAACAAGATGGCTCTGTTACCATTGAAGCCATTGCGGACAATAACACTTTAGATCTATTTGTTGAAAAAATTAAACATTCCCCTTCACCTAGTGGCCGAGTTGATAACTTCAGCATGATTGACGACGATACGATTAAAGATTCTTTAAAATTTAACGTAACTTATTAG
- a CDS encoding TrmH family RNA methyltransferase — MKEITSAQNTTIKEAKKLLKNKYRQQTGLYMIEGEHLVEEAINEGQRLEKLFITTDFMIEKQLDGLFAQAKEIFEVSDTVMKTLSSLPTPQGIIAILKQTSQALTYPLVAPLLLLDNVQDPGNVGTMIRTADAAGYAGVVLGKGCADFYSNKVQRALQGSHFHLPVVQEDLSNFIPDLIASGVEVYATALDKQAKSYRDLNPSTSFAIVMGNEGQGVSQDIIELCTQTIYIPMPGRAESLNVAVAAGILMFAYSF, encoded by the coding sequence ATTAAAGAAATTACATCTGCACAAAATACAACAATTAAAGAAGCAAAAAAACTATTAAAAAACAAATACCGTCAACAAACAGGTCTATATATGATTGAGGGCGAACATTTAGTTGAAGAAGCTATCAACGAAGGACAACGTTTAGAGAAGTTATTCATCACGACGGATTTTATGATTGAGAAACAATTAGACGGCCTGTTTGCGCAAGCAAAAGAAATTTTTGAAGTGTCAGATACTGTTATGAAGACACTATCATCACTGCCTACACCGCAAGGAATTATTGCCATCTTGAAGCAAACGAGTCAAGCGCTAACGTATCCTTTAGTGGCACCATTGTTGCTTTTGGATAATGTTCAAGACCCTGGTAACGTTGGTACGATGATTCGTACGGCTGATGCGGCTGGTTACGCTGGGGTAGTTTTAGGGAAGGGATGCGCCGATTTTTATAGTAATAAAGTCCAACGTGCTTTACAAGGTAGTCATTTTCATTTGCCAGTTGTTCAAGAAGATTTAAGCAACTTTATCCCTGACTTAATAGCAAGCGGTGTCGAGGTCTATGCAACAGCTTTAGATAAGCAAGCAAAATCTTACCGTGACTTAAACCCTTCAACATCATTTGCCATTGTTATGGGCAATGAAGGTCAGGGGGTTTCCCAAGATATTATAGAGCTATGTACACAAACAATTTATATTCCCATGCCAGGACGAGCGGAATCATTAAATGTTGCAGTAGCGGCTGGTATTTTAATGTTTGCCTATTCATTTTAA
- a CDS encoding HD domain-containing protein gives MNLDWKNDLEYVSYIEDLIHREEVQKLAEFKQHRNATRLSHSISVSYLSYRLAKRFNGDARATARAGLLHDLFYYDWRETKFDEGTHAYVHPRIAVKNAEKLTELSDLERDIIIKHMWLATIAPPKYKESYIVTFVDKYCAVHEGIVPSLRSMKHRVKQMFSYSA, from the coding sequence TTGAATTTAGATTGGAAAAATGATTTAGAATATGTATCTTACATAGAGGATTTGATTCATCGAGAGGAAGTACAAAAGCTTGCGGAGTTTAAACAACATCGTAACGCAACACGATTGAGTCACTCGATTAGTGTATCCTATCTTAGCTACCGTTTAGCCAAACGGTTCAACGGAGATGCACGCGCAACAGCTAGAGCTGGTCTACTACATGATCTTTTTTATTATGACTGGCGAGAGACAAAATTCGACGAAGGAACACACGCGTACGTTCATCCACGTATTGCTGTTAAAAATGCTGAAAAATTAACGGAGTTATCAGATTTAGAACGAGACATTATTATTAAACATATGTGGTTAGCAACTATTGCGCCACCAAAGTATAAAGAAAGCTATATCGTGACGTTTGTTGACAAGTACTGTGCGGTTCATGAAGGGATTGTCCCATCGTTACGTTCAATGAAGCATCGTGTGAAACAAATGTTTAGTTATAGTGCTTAA
- a CDS encoding winged helix-turn-helix transcriptional regulator: MLPEQTFQMCPKFEKTFEFLGKRWNGLIIDVLLEEGTQRFGELADKIPNISDRVLVERLKELELNGIVERIADVNHGKKVEYRLTEKGLDLRPVMVAIQEWAEKWMGPCK; this comes from the coding sequence ATGTTGCCAGAACAAACATTTCAAATGTGTCCTAAATTCGAAAAAACATTCGAATTTTTAGGTAAGAGATGGAACGGATTAATTATTGACGTTCTTTTAGAAGAAGGCACCCAACGATTTGGCGAATTAGCAGATAAAATTCCTAATATTAGTGATCGTGTCTTAGTTGAACGATTAAAAGAATTAGAGCTAAATGGCATCGTTGAAAGAATAGCAGATGTTAATCATGGAAAAAAAGTAGAATATCGTTTAACAGAAAAAGGGTTAGACTTACGACCAGTTATGGTAGCCATTCAAGAATGGGCAGAAAAATGGATGGGGCCTTGTAAGTAA
- the pheS gene encoding phenylalanine--tRNA ligase subunit alpha, with the protein MSLKEQLEQLQTETLANIETVATLTELNDIRVSILGKKGPLTEVLRGMKDLSAEERPVVGGFANEIKATVAQAIETKKEVLETAALNAALAAETIDVTLSGRQAKQGTRHILTQTIEEIEDIFIGLGYQVVEGYEVEVDEYNFERMNLPQNHPARDMQDSFYITEELLLRTHTSPVQARTMEVHDFSKGPLRMISPGKVFRRDSDDATHSHQFHQIEGLVIDKNVTMGDLKGTLEVMMKKMFGEEREIRLRPSYFPFTEPSVEVDVSCFKCGGKGCNVCKKTGWIEILGAGMVHPRVLEMSGIDSKQYSGFAFGLGPDRVAMLRHGVTDIRAFYQNDLRFIEQFKVKESN; encoded by the coding sequence ATGTCATTAAAAGAGCAATTAGAACAATTACAAACGGAAACACTTGCGAATATCGAGACAGTTGCAACATTAACGGAATTAAATGATATCCGTGTTAGTATTTTAGGAAAAAAAGGACCTTTAACCGAAGTGTTAAGAGGAATGAAAGATTTATCAGCAGAGGAGCGTCCGGTCGTTGGTGGTTTTGCTAACGAAATTAAAGCCACTGTTGCCCAAGCTATTGAAACGAAAAAAGAAGTTTTAGAAACAGCAGCACTTAATGCGGCATTAGCGGCAGAAACAATTGATGTAACGTTGTCAGGTCGTCAAGCTAAACAAGGCACACGTCATATTTTGACTCAAACAATTGAAGAAATCGAAGATATTTTCATTGGATTAGGTTATCAAGTAGTCGAAGGTTATGAAGTTGAAGTAGATGAATATAACTTTGAACGTATGAATTTACCTCAGAATCATCCGGCACGCGATATGCAAGATTCATTCTATATTACAGAAGAATTATTATTACGTACGCATACATCTCCCGTACAAGCTCGTACAATGGAAGTTCATGACTTTTCAAAAGGCCCCTTACGTATGATCAGCCCAGGAAAAGTTTTCCGTCGTGATAGCGATGATGCGACACATAGCCATCAATTCCACCAAATCGAAGGATTAGTGATTGATAAAAATGTGACAATGGGTGATTTAAAAGGCACATTAGAAGTGATGATGAAAAAAATGTTTGGTGAAGAGCGTGAAATTCGCTTACGTCCTAGCTATTTCCCATTTACTGAACCTTCAGTAGAAGTGGACGTGAGCTGCTTCAAGTGTGGTGGCAAAGGTTGTAACGTATGTAAAAAAACAGGTTGGATTGAAATTTTAGGTGCGGGTATGGTTCATCCACGCGTACTTGAAATGTCAGGTATTGATTCTAAACAATATAGCGGCTTTGCTTTTGGTTTAGGACCAGACCGTGTGGCAATGTTACGACATGGTGTAACCGATATTCGTGCGTTCTATCAAAATGACTTACGTTTTATCGAACAATTCAAAGTAAAGGAGTCAAACTAG
- the pheT gene encoding phenylalanine--tRNA ligase subunit beta: protein MLVSYKWLQDYLDLSNTNPTELADKMSRTGIEVEEVNIPSEGLKKIVVGHVKERRDHENSDHLSVCQVDVGEEDYQIVCGAPNVDAGQNVIVALPGARIVDNIKIKKSKMRGEVSMGMICSLEELGYSESIVPKAYSDGIYILPESAVPGEEVFPYLAMDDAIIELSITPNRADALSMRGVAHEVGAIYRQQPVFETVKLVEDMTDSADNYLSVKVEDVADAPNYRMRIVKDVTIKESPMWLQTRLMNAGIRPHNNIVDVTNYALLLYGQPLHAFDYAKIGSKEVVVRRGHEGETFTTLDGVERTVGPDNIMVTNGQVSMALAGVMGGLDSEVTEATTTVAIEAASFEPTVTRKTSAQFNLRSESSSRFEKGINLGTIEEALAFAAALMAELGEGTVVSGEIVASEKIPANPVVTISLAKINGSLGTDLTVNGVNDIMAALGFAYEVNDETYAITIPSRRWDITIEEDIVEEVARIYGYDNLPSTLPSGESLPGALTINQRRVRRLRDVLEGSGLSEAISYALVTQAQAQEFVQDQAETVKLQSPMSEDHAVMRRSLISGLLTDVAYNVARKNLNVALYEVGNVFKYVADEKLPQQDSYLAMAMSGLWSEKSWNSTNQLVDFYLLKGIVEKALETIGATAIRFVPTQAIKEMHPGRTAEIVVGETAIGFVGQVHPSTAKAYDIRETYVCELNLDKLFSLELAGETYREVGKYPSVSRDIALLVNKSVTSQELVDVIQANGGKYLTNVALFDVFEGEKLGQDKKSMAYSLTFENSEATLVDEEITAVMDKITSQLTETLHAEIR from the coding sequence ATGTTAGTATCATATAAATGGTTACAAGATTACTTAGATTTATCAAATACAAATCCAACAGAATTAGCGGACAAAATGTCACGTACAGGGATCGAAGTAGAAGAAGTTAACATTCCTTCAGAAGGCTTAAAGAAAATCGTGGTAGGACATGTCAAAGAACGTCGTGACCATGAAAATAGCGACCATTTATCTGTTTGCCAAGTAGATGTTGGTGAAGAAGATTATCAAATCGTTTGTGGAGCGCCTAATGTTGATGCTGGTCAAAACGTGATTGTGGCCCTACCAGGTGCACGTATTGTTGATAATATTAAAATCAAGAAAAGCAAAATGCGTGGCGAAGTGTCAATGGGGATGATTTGTTCACTAGAAGAACTAGGTTATTCAGAATCTATCGTACCAAAAGCTTACAGTGACGGTATTTATATTTTACCTGAATCTGCGGTACCTGGTGAAGAAGTCTTCCCATACTTAGCAATGGACGATGCAATCATCGAGTTATCCATTACGCCAAACCGTGCTGATGCATTAAGTATGCGTGGTGTGGCACATGAAGTGGGCGCTATTTATCGTCAACAACCTGTGTTTGAAACGGTTAAACTAGTTGAAGATATGACGGATTCAGCTGATAACTACTTATCTGTTAAGGTTGAAGATGTTGCTGATGCTCCTAACTATCGTATGCGTATCGTAAAAGATGTAACGATTAAAGAAAGTCCAATGTGGTTACAAACGCGTTTAATGAATGCGGGCATTCGCCCACATAATAATATTGTCGATGTGACTAACTATGCATTATTATTGTATGGTCAACCACTACATGCATTTGATTACGCTAAAATTGGGTCAAAAGAAGTCGTTGTTCGTCGTGGACATGAAGGCGAAACCTTCACAACATTAGATGGCGTTGAACGTACAGTTGGGCCAGATAATATTATGGTAACAAACGGACAAGTTTCAATGGCACTTGCTGGTGTAATGGGCGGATTAGATTCTGAAGTGACGGAAGCGACTACAACAGTTGCAATTGAAGCAGCAAGCTTTGAACCTACCGTTACACGTAAAACATCAGCTCAATTCAACTTAAGAAGTGAATCAAGTTCACGTTTTGAAAAAGGCATTAATTTAGGGACAATTGAAGAAGCACTAGCGTTTGCTGCAGCATTGATGGCTGAGTTAGGTGAAGGGACAGTTGTTTCAGGAGAGATTGTGGCGTCTGAAAAAATTCCAGCTAACCCAGTTGTAACCATTTCGTTAGCTAAAATTAACGGTTCTTTAGGAACAGACTTAACAGTTAATGGTGTTAATGACATAATGGCAGCGTTAGGTTTTGCTTATGAAGTGAATGACGAAACGTATGCTATCACGATTCCATCTCGTCGTTGGGATATCACGATTGAAGAAGATATAGTAGAAGAAGTGGCACGTATTTATGGTTATGATAATTTACCGTCAACTTTACCAAGTGGTGAAAGCCTACCAGGTGCTTTAACGATTAACCAACGTCGTGTTCGTCGTTTGCGTGATGTATTAGAAGGCTCTGGGTTATCAGAAGCTATTAGCTATGCATTAGTTACACAAGCACAAGCACAAGAATTTGTTCAAGATCAAGCAGAGACAGTTAAACTACAGTCACCAATGAGTGAAGATCATGCTGTTATGCGTCGTAGTTTAATTAGTGGCTTATTGACCGACGTGGCCTATAATGTTGCTCGTAAAAACTTGAACGTGGCTCTTTATGAAGTGGGTAATGTCTTCAAATACGTAGCAGATGAAAAATTACCACAACAAGATAGTTATTTAGCCATGGCCATGAGTGGTTTATGGTCTGAAAAATCTTGGAATTCTACTAATCAATTAGTTGATTTTTATTTACTTAAAGGCATTGTTGAAAAAGCATTAGAAACAATTGGCGCAACAGCAATTCGTTTTGTACCAACACAAGCCATTAAAGAGATGCATCCAGGGCGTACAGCAGAGATTGTTGTTGGAGAAACTGCTATTGGTTTTGTAGGACAAGTCCATCCATCAACAGCAAAAGCTTATGATATACGTGAAACATATGTCTGTGAATTAAACTTAGACAAATTATTTAGTTTAGAGTTGGCTGGAGAAACATACCGTGAAGTTGGTAAATATCCTTCAGTTTCTCGTGATATTGCCTTACTTGTAAATAAATCTGTTACAAGTCAAGAATTAGTCGATGTTATTCAAGCTAATGGTGGTAAATATCTAACCAATGTTGCCTTATTCGATGTGTTTGAAGGGGAAAAATTAGGTCAAGATAAAAAATCAATGGCGTATTCATTAACGTTTGAAAATTCAGAAGCGACGCTTGTAGATGAAGAAATTACTGCCGTAATGGACAAAATAACTAGTCAGTTAACAGAAACATTACACGCTGAAATTCGATAA
- a CDS encoding coenzyme F420-0:L-glutamate ligase has product MERTVGTITRGLRCPIIKAGDNIEQIVVDSVLNASKAEGFSIGKRDIVAITESIVARAQSNYATIDQIGKDIESKFGDETIGVIFPILSRNRFSNCLRGIARGAKKVVIMLSYPSDEVGNHLISLDMLDEKGVNPWTDELTESQFRELFGYNKHTFTGVDYIEYYKELVKAEGAECEVIFSQKPKTILKYTDYILTCDIHTRYRTKRLLEQNGAKKVYTLDDILSESVDGSGYNEQYGLLGSNKSTEDAVKLFPRECQPVVDNIQALMKEATGQDIEVMIYGDGAFKDPVGKIWELADPVVSPAYTAGLEGTPNEVKLKYLADNNFSDLTGEALEEAIKQHINEKDDDLVGAMEAQGTTPRRLTDLIGSLADLTSGSGDKGTPIVFIQGYFDNFTK; this is encoded by the coding sequence GTGGAACGTACAGTTGGAACTATAACTAGAGGGTTACGTTGTCCAATCATTAAAGCAGGCGATAATATTGAACAAATCGTCGTGGATAGCGTGCTAAATGCATCAAAAGCAGAAGGGTTCTCAATCGGTAAACGTGATATTGTCGCGATTACAGAATCGATTGTTGCTCGTGCGCAAAGTAATTATGCGACAATCGACCAAATTGGTAAGGACATTGAAAGTAAATTTGGAGATGAAACAATCGGTGTTATTTTCCCAATCTTAAGTCGTAATCGTTTTTCAAACTGTTTAAGAGGAATTGCTAGAGGGGCGAAAAAAGTTGTTATTATGTTAAGTTACCCTTCTGATGAGGTAGGAAATCATTTGATTTCATTAGATATGCTAGATGAAAAAGGGGTTAACCCATGGACAGATGAATTAACTGAAAGTCAATTCCGTGAATTATTTGGCTATAACAAACATACATTTACAGGCGTAGATTATATAGAATATTATAAAGAGTTAGTAAAAGCTGAAGGTGCAGAGTGTGAGGTTATCTTCTCACAAAAGCCGAAAACGATTTTGAAATACACAGATTATATTTTAACGTGCGATATTCATACTCGTTACCGTACAAAACGTCTATTAGAACAAAACGGAGCGAAAAAAGTTTATACCTTAGATGATATTTTATCAGAATCAGTGGATGGTAGTGGCTACAACGAACAATACGGACTATTAGGCTCTAATAAATCAACTGAAGATGCAGTGAAGCTGTTCCCACGTGAATGTCAACCAGTCGTTGATAACATTCAAGCATTAATGAAAGAAGCTACTGGTCAAGATATTGAAGTCATGATTTATGGGGATGGCGCATTTAAAGACCCAGTTGGAAAAATTTGGGAATTAGCCGATCCAGTTGTTTCACCAGCTTATACAGCCGGATTAGAGGGGACACCGAACGAGGTGAAACTGAAATATTTAGCTGATAATAACTTTTCAGATCTTACAGGTGAAGCTTTAGAGGAAGCCATTAAACAACATATTAATGAAAAAGATGATGATTTAGTCGGGGCGATGGAAGCACAAGGAACAACCCCACGTCGTTTAACTGACTTAATCGGTTCATTAGCTGACTTAACATCGGGTAGTGGTGACAAAGGAACACCAATTGTCTTTATTCAAGGATATTTTGATAACTTTACGAAATAA
- the racE gene encoding glutamate racemase, translating to MATRAIGFIDSGVGGLTVVREALKQLPNETIMYLGDTARCPYGPRPAEQVVQFTWEMANFLVEKNIKMLVIACNTATAVALDEIKAALDIPVVGVILPGTRASLKQTKNNRIGMIATLGTVKSHSYLKAIHNKSPKTEVVELACPRFVPLVESKSYQTPLAKKVVAETLQPLMNQKIDTLILGCTHYPLLRPIIQNVIGHDVTLVDSGAETISDVSMLLDYFDIVAPVTNDTPQHEFYTTASTKMFEEIARDWLPLTDIHVQKISLGEEKRN from the coding sequence ATGGCAACGAGAGCCATAGGGTTTATTGATTCTGGTGTAGGTGGATTAACGGTAGTAAGAGAAGCCTTAAAACAGTTACCAAATGAAACAATCATGTATTTAGGTGACACTGCCCGTTGTCCTTATGGTCCACGACCAGCCGAGCAAGTCGTTCAGTTTACATGGGAAATGGCCAATTTTTTAGTAGAAAAAAATATTAAGATGTTGGTGATAGCTTGTAACACCGCAACAGCAGTGGCGCTAGATGAAATTAAAGCAGCACTTGATATCCCAGTTGTTGGGGTTATCTTGCCAGGGACAAGAGCGAGTTTAAAACAAACAAAAAATAATCGTATTGGAATGATTGCTACACTTGGAACAGTTAAAAGTCATTCCTATTTAAAGGCGATTCATAATAAATCACCAAAAACAGAAGTGGTTGAATTAGCTTGTCCTAGATTTGTTCCATTAGTTGAGAGTAAAAGTTATCAAACACCGTTAGCAAAGAAAGTCGTAGCCGAAACGTTACAACCGCTAATGAACCAAAAAATCGATACCTTAATTCTTGGATGTACGCACTATCCATTATTACGTCCGATTATTCAAAATGTTATCGGGCATGATGTGACGCTGGTTGATTCAGGAGCTGAAACGATTAGCGATGTTAGTATGCTATTAGATTACTTTGACATTGTCGCACCGGTAACAAACGATACACCACAACATGAATTTTATACAACAGCTTCCACCAAAATGTTTGAAGAAATCGCCAGGGACTGGCTACCGTTAACTGATATACACGTGCAAAAAATTAGTTTAGGTGAAGAAAAGAGGAATTAA